The DNA segment AGAACCGTATTCATAAAGAACCAAAATTTAGGGTATTAAATCGGGTATCAAAGTTCAATGACTTCGGTTCTCGGGTCAGCTCGGGTCGGTTAGTTTAAAATGCTCACCCCTACAAAAGGTCCCTCCAAAATAACAAATTTGCAACCGATACCATGGAAATACACCATTTAAACAACGGATAAGAATTGGCAGATTTTCTAGTAGTGCATTGCATATCTTGGAACTTTGTTATTATTGAATATGTGGGTCTAGCCAATTACATATAAAAGAAAAATCTCCGTTACATAAGAACATCAACATGCCTATTTTCATAAGAAATCAACACAAAATGTGAGTAGTTCCCCTCCAATGACGTTCACTGAGACAGATGGATCAAACCCTCACATAATACCAACAAACATAGCTATAGCCAACGCTACCGTAATATGCGATATAGTTGATGAAGTTGCTTTGCCTACCGAATTAGGCTTACTTAATGTGGAGCTTGTGGGGGCAGAGGATGGAGATGGCAAAAAAGACGATGTTGGTGGATTTGATATCGATGAAGATGGAGCCATTGTAGAAGAATCGCGTTCGACGTTAATGTCAACCTTTTGTCCGGCTTGGCAATGTCCTGGGACCGCACACATGTAAAAGTGGTGGCCGTATGTCTTGATGACAATCGAGTCATTGCCAGTAGAGTGGGTTGCAATGGGTGTTGAGGCGTTGCAGGATCTATAGTCGGCATGTTTGACTTGCATCACATTGTGAAACTGCTTGTTGTATGTGAATACTAGAATAACAAAATTATTAGAATGACATGTTATTAATGTAAGTAACATGATATGGTGTCATAGAAAAACATGTTGTATATAA comes from the Helianthus annuus cultivar XRQ/B chromosome 4, HanXRQr2.0-SUNRISE, whole genome shotgun sequence genome and includes:
- the LOC110936705 gene encoding mavicyanin produces the protein MEKVAVVATLMAMVVCGSLMETAIAAVYTVGDSSGWTTIGNVDYKQWAAIKTFKVGDTIVFTYNKQFHNVMQVKHADYRSCNASTPIATHSTGNDSIVIKTYGHHFYMCAVPGHCQAGQKVDINVERDSSTMAPSSSISNPPTSSFLPSPSSAPTSSTLSKPNSVGKATSSTISHITVALAIAMFVGIM